TTCGCGCTCGGCGCGGTCGCTGAAATTGGTCTCGACCGGTCCGGGTTCGATCACCGCGACGTCGATGCCGTACTCGTCGACCTCGTTGCGGAGCGCGTCGCTCATCGCCTCCAGGGCGAACTTCGAGCCCGCGTACACGCCGCCCCCGGGGAACGAGAGCCGGCCCGCGGCGCTGGAGACGTTCACGATGGTCCCCTCCTCCTGCTCGCGCATATGCGGGAGCACCGCGCGGATCAGCCGGTGGGGGCCGTAGACGTTCACGTCGAACTGGCGGTGGACGCGCTCTGTGGGCACGTCCTCCAGCGGCCCCATCTGCCCGAAGCCGGCGTTGTTGACGAGACAGGAGATGTGGCCCTCCTCCTCGATGATCCGGTCGACGACGCGGTCGACGTCGGTCTGGTCCGTCACGTCGAGCGTCGCGATCTGACACCCCTTCTCGCCGAGGGTCTCGACGTCCGCAGGGTTGCGGGCGGTCGCGTAGACCTGCCAGTCCTCTTCGAGGAAGGCGAGCGCGGTCGCGCGACCGATCCCGGACGAACAGCCAGTGATGAGGACCGTCTTCGGATGCACGGCCGGAGCAACGACCCACGCGGTGTTAACTGTGCGGTCCTCGCGCCGTCGGCGCGGCACCGCTCCGTCGCCGCCCGGCCACACCCTTAACTGCCTGCCAGAGTTGGTCCGAGTATGCAGTTCGATCGACGCGCCGGCGTCTTCCTCCACGTCACCGCGCTGCCCGGCCCGCACGGGATCGGCGACCTGGGCGAGGGCGCCCGGCGGTTCCTCGACTGGCTCGCGGCCGCCGAGCAGTCCTACTGGCAGTTCTGCCCGCTGGGGCCGACGGCGTCGGTCCACGGCGACTCGCCGTACCAGGCGTACTCGGCGTTCGCGGGGAATCCGCTCCTTGTGAGCCTCGACCGACTCGTCGCGGCCGGACACCTCGACGAGTCTGACCTGGAGCCGGTCCCCGAGTTCTCGGCCCACGAGGTCGACTACGACCGCGTCCGCGAGTACAAGACCGACCGCCTCCGGACCGCGGCGGAGCGCTTCCACGCCGGCGACGGGCCGGGCGTAGACGAGGACGAACGCGACGCCTTCGCGCGCTTCCGCGAACGCGAGTCCGCGTGGCTCGCCGACTACGCGCTGTTTATGGCGCTCCGAACGCGCCACGACGGCGCGTGGACGTCGTGGCCGGAGCCGATCCGGGCCCGCGACTCCGAGGCGCTCGCGGCCGCACGCGAGGACCTCGCCGACGAGATCGCCTACCGGGAGTACGTCCAGTTCGTCTTCGACCGACAGTGGCGGGCCGTCCGCTCGTACGCCCACGACCGCGGCGTCGACCTCGTCGGCGACCTCCCGATCTACGTCGCCCTCGACAGCGCCGACGTCTGGGCGAACCCCGAGGTCTTCGACCTCGACGCGGACGGCCGTCCCGCGGCCGTCGCGGGCGTTCCGCCGAATCCGGGCGACGACGGTCAGCGGTGGGGGAACCCGGTCTACGACTGGGAGACGCTCCGCGCGAACGACTACGGCTGGTGGGTCCGGCGGCTGGAGCGGCTCTTCGACCTCGCCGACGTCACCCGCATCGACCACTTCAAGGGGTTCGACGAGTTCTGGGCGATCCCCGCCGAGGCGGACTCGCCCGCGGCGGGCGAGTGGCGCGACGCGCCCGGTCACGACCTCTTCGAGACCCTCCAGCGACGGCTCGGCGACCTCCCGTTCGTCGTCGAGGACCTCGGCTTCCTGGACCAGGGGCTCGTCGACCTCCGGGACCGGTTCGGCTTCCCGTCGATGCGGGTGCCGCACTACGCCGACTGGTGCCGCGAGGGCGATATGTACCAGCCGATGCACTACCCCGAGAACAGCGTCGCCTACACCTCGACCCACGACACCGACACCCTCGTTGGCTACTACGAATCGCTGTCGGACGAGCAGCGCAGCTGCCTGGAGTACAACATCGGCGCCGGCGCGGAGCTCACCTGGTCGATGATCGAGGCGGTCTGGCGCTCGGACTCGGTGCTGGCGTTCACGACGATGCAGGACGTCCTCGGCCTCGACTCCCACGCGCGGTTCAACGAGCCGGGGACGACCGACGGGAACTGGGCGTGGCGCGCCACCGACGCGGCGTTCGACGAGGACCTGGCCGCGCGGCTCGCCCGCGTGACCGACGAGCACATCCGGAACTGACTCGCGAAAGGCGAACAGTCGGCACTCCCGCTCCCGCTCTACTTCCGCGCCGGTCGTGCCGAGCAACCGCGGGCCGACGCGGGACAGCTCTCAGCGCATACGCGCCGTGGTCCCGCTCTCGTACATAAACGCACGGCCCGAGCCCGCCGTTTTTTGTGTCGAGCCGACGTGTGGCGAACGTGGTACGTCGCTCCGTCGGTTACCTCTCGCTCGTCGCCGCCGCGGTGCTCGCGGTCGCGTCCGCGCTCGTCCCCTCGATCGGGCTGCTCGCCGACGCTGCGCTCGGCGACATCGCCGTCCAGCCGCTCGTCGTCCGCGGGCTGAACGCCGCCGCCGTGCTCTCGGCCACGGCCGGCGCCTACCTCGTCGTCGAGTCGGTGCTCGTCGCCCGCGTGGCGAACAAGCGCCGGAGTCACGACGCCCGCAACGTCCTCCGTCTCGCCTTCGGCGCGGTCGCAGCCGTCGGCGTCGCCGGCGCGCTCACAGAGCAGTGGCTCGGCGTCCTCTTCTCGCTTGGCGTCGTCGGCTTCGCCGTCACCTTCGCGCTCCAGCAGCCGCTGCTCTCGCTCATCGGGTGGTTCTACATCCTGGTGAAGCGCCCCTACGCGGTGGGCGACCGGGTCGAGATCGCCGACACCCGCGGCGACGTCATCGAGGTGGGCTTCCTCACGACGACGCTGTGGGAGGTCGGCGGCCGGCTGGTGACGTCGGGCCAGCCCTCCGGCCGGGTCGTGACCGTCCCCAACGCGCAGGTGCTGTCGGCGCAGGTCGTCAACGACACGACGCTCTTCGAGTTCGTCTGGACCGAGGTGACGATCCAGGTGGCCTACGAGACCGATCTCGCGTTCGCCCGCGAGGTGATGGTCGAGGAGGCGGACGCGCTCTTGGGCGAGGAGATGCGCCGCGGCATCAAGGCCTACCGGAACCGCCTCGATCGCACCGCCGTCGACCTGGACGTGCGCGAGGGCCCCTCCGTCAACGTCGTCCAGACCGAGTCGTGGGTCGAACTCCGGCTCCGCTTCCTCTCGCGGTCGCGGCAGGCGACCCGCAACCGCAACGCGCTCTACGAGCGGATTCTCGATCGCTTCAACGACGAGCCCGAGCGCGTGAAGTTCCCGATCGGGCGGAACCGGTAGGCCGCAGAGCCCCGGGCGACCGGCCGCGCATCGAAACCCCGATACCCGCCGGTCCCTACCCTCTGTCGATGACCGCTTCGCCGACGTTCGAGTCCGGCGCGATCCCGCTGTCGTCGATTCCGGGCCCCTTCGACCTCCAGGCGACCCTGGAGAGCGGCCAGTCGTACCTCTGGGACCGCGCGGACGGGCGGATGTACGAGTCGATGGACGTCCACGGCGGCGACGCGTGGTACGAGACGGTCGTGCCGCCGATCGAGGGCGTCAGCGACGAGGACGTCGTCGTCCGCGTCCGCCAGCGCGACGGCGCCCTGGAGTGGGAGGCGACGACCGATCCCGTCCCGCTCCTGACGCACCTCCTCCGCTTGGACGACGACCTCGACGCGATCTACGACGCGACGCCCGACGACGACCTCATCGAGTCCGCCTACGACGCCTATCGGGGGATGCGGCTCGTCCGCGACCCGCCGTTTCCCTGCCTGATCTCGTTCATCTGCTCGGCGCAGATGCGCGTCTCGCGCATCCACGGGATGCAGACGGCGCTCGCCGAGGCGTTCGGCACGCGCCACGAGGCCGACGGCGAGTCGTTCGCGGCGTTCCCCCGCCCCGAGCAGCTGGCCGCCCGGACCGAATCGGAGCTCCGCGACCTCAAGCTCGGCTACCGCGCGCCCTACGTCCAGCAGACCGCCCGGATGGTCGCCGACGGCGAGGCCCACCCCCGCGAGGCGGTCGGCCTGCCGTACGAGGAGGCCCGCGAGTCGCTGACGCGGTTCGTCGGCGTCGGCGACAAGGTCGCCGACTGCGTCCTCCTCTTCTCGCTGGGCTACCTGGAGGCGGTCCCGCTGGACACCTGGATCCGGAGCGCGATCGCCGAGCACTACCCCGACTGCGACCGCGGGAGCTACGCGGAGACGTCGCGGGCGCTCCGCGAGCGGCTCGGCGGCGAGTACGCCGGCTATGCGCAGACGTACCTCTTCTACTACCTGCGGGCGCGCGGCGCGTAGACCCGGGCGAACCTTTGATGCCGTCGGCGCCGCTACGTACACGTATGGACTGCAGAGTCGTCGTTGAGGCCGCCATCCCGGTGTACGACGTGACGACGCCCGACGAGGCGATCCGTATCGCCATCTCGAAGACGGGCGAGATGCTCAACCCCGACCTGAGCTACGTCGAGATCTCGATGGGGTCGCGGACCTCGCCCGACGGCGAGGAACTCCCGCCCGCGTTCATCGCCGCCGACGAGGCCCTCGTCGCCCTCGAACTGGAGATGACGGTGTTCAACGTCGAGCAGCAGGAACACGCCTCCCGGATCGCCCGCAAGGAGATCGGCCAGCGCCTCGAAAACGTCCCGCTCAAGGTGCTCTCCGTCGAGACCGTCGAGGACGCGGACGACGAGGAAGACGACCACGGCGACGGAGCGGACGACGGCGACGACGCCACGGGCGACGACGGAGACGAAGACGACGATCTCATCCCCGAGTTCGACGACCTGGTCGAAGACGGGTGAGTCGTCCCTCACGGACTGGGCCCTTGATCACTTCTCGGCCTCTTGGACTTTCGGTTCCGTTCTCGATCGGCGGCTCCAACCGACACTCTCGTATGAATCGACGAGATACCCGTACGTATGGCACAATCGACGCTGTACGAGCGGCTCGGCGGCCGCGAGGGGATCCGCGCCGTCGTCGACGACTTCTACGACCGACTGCTCGACGACGAGGAGATCGGTCCGTTCTTCGCGGACGCCGACCTCGAAATGCTCCGGCGGACCCAGACCGACTTCCTGTGTGAGGCCGCCGGCGGCCCGGAGACCTACGACGCGGCCCCCGTCCGGGAGGCGCACCTCCACGTTCCGTTCACCGAGGCGCACATCCAGCGGGCCGTAGAGCACCTCGCCGACAGCCTCGACGCCTTCGACGTCCCGGAGGACGACGCCCAGCTCGTGATCGGGGCCGTCGCCGACTACGAGGAGGAGCTGCTCGCGCGCCCGGACGAAGAGACGTAACTCGGGGTCGCGGTCCGAATCGGAAGGAGGGAGGATAGAAGCGAGGAGGCGGCGACGCCGTCGCTAGCGGGCGTGGGGTCCTGAGGAACGGCGAAGTCGTCGTGATCAGTCGGCGGCCGCTGGGACGCGGTCCTGCTCGACTTCCTCCATCGAGGAGGTGATTCCTTTGACCAGTTTGAAGACGGCGGCTTTGTGGTCGGTCTTCGACTTGTGGATCGAGGTGGGTCGGACGCCGAGTTCGTTATACGCTTCGAGCGGTACTTCCTCGTCTTCCCACGCCTCGACCTGTGTGTGTACCTCCGCAAGCAGGCCGTGAAGGTGGATGAGCTCCTGCTTCTTCATGAGCAACCCTGACTTGCGACTGGAAGGATATATTATTATCCTGAGTCTCGTTAACACACACCTGTCGGATATCCGCCCGAAACGCCCGTATTCGCCCGATTTGCTGTGTTCAATGATGAGGGATACACCGCCGTTCCGTCGACGGGGTCGTCTCGGGCGCGCGGTATATGAACGCTTTACACCACGCGTCTCCTACCCCGCCGTATGGACTACGAGGACCAACTCGACCGAGCGCTCGAACAGGCTCCCGAGATCGCCGAAGGCGGCGAGCGGTTCGAGGTCCCCGACCCGGACGTCCGCCCCGAAGGGAACGTCACGGTCTGGGAGAACTTCGAGGCGACACACGATCGCCTCGCGCGCGACCCCGATCACCTGGTCCGGTTTATGCAGTCCGAACTCGGAACGAGCGCGCAGATCGACGACCGCGACCGCGCCCGCTTCACCGGCGACTTCAAACAGCGGCGCGTCGCGGACGCGCTCGACGCCTACGTCGAGGATTTCGTCACCTGCAGCGAATGCGCCTCTCCGGACACGCGACTCGTCGAAGAACAGGGGACGACCGTGCTGAAATGCGACGCCTGCGGCGCGCTCTCGTCGGTTCCCGACCTCTGATCGGTTACTCGAACTGTTTTACGGTTTCGAGGTCGTGTTCGGTCCGCATAAACTCCGCGAGCCGGCGGGTCGCCCCGCAGGCCGAACACGTGAAGTTCTCGCGGTGACCGGGGAGCGCCGTCGGTTGGGCCTCCCAGTCTTTGCTGCACTCGGGACACAACAGCCGCACAAACGCTTCGACCATAGCCGAGTCGAATCCCGGTACGTCAATAAATGTTGGCAGTCGGCCGCCTCGCGGCCCGCCTCCCCGCCTACGCGACCGCGCCGGCGTCGTCTGGCTCTTCGACTTCCAGGAGCTCCTTGTAGCGGTTCCGGATCGTCACCTCGGAGACGTCGGCGACCTCGCTGACCTGGCTCTGGGTCACCTTCTCGTTCGTCAGCAGGGCCGCGGCGTAGACCGCGGCCGCCGCGAGGCCGACCGGCGACTTCCCGGAGTGGATGGCCGCGCGCTTTGCCTTCTTGAGCAGTTCGCGGGCCGTCCGCTCGGCCTCGTCCGAGAGGTCGAGGTCCGAGGCGAACCGCGGGACGTACTGCTCGGGGTCGGCGGGCTCTACCTCCAGCTTGAGCTCGCGGACGATGTAGCGGTACGTCCGGGTCAGCTCCATCTTGTCCACGCGGGAGACGCGCTTGATCTCGTCGAGCGAGCGCGGCGTTCCCGCCTGGCGCGCGGCCGCATAGAGGGCCGCGGTCGCGACGCCCTCGATGGAGCGGCCGGGCAGCAGGTCCTCGCTGAGCGCGCGGCGGTAGATGACCGATGCCGTCTCCCGGACGTTCTCGGGGAGGCCCAGGGCCGAGGCCATCCGGTCGATCTCGCCGAGCGCCTGCTTGAGGTTGCGCTCTTTCGAGTCGCGAGTGCGGAACCGCTCGTTCCAGGTGCGCAGCCGCTGCATCTGCTCGCGCTGGCGCGCCGACAGGGAGTTGCCGTAGGCGTCTTTGTTCTGCCAGCCGATGTTGGTCGACAGGCCCTTGTCGTGCATCAGGTTCGTCGTCGGCGCGCCCACGCGGGACTTGCGGTCCCGCTCGGCGCTGTCGAAGGCGCGCCACTCGGGGCCGCGGTCGATCGAGTCCTCGTCGACGACCAGTCCGCAGTCCGCACAGACCGTCTCGCCGCGGGCGCTGTCCGTGATGAGCGTGCCGCTACACTCGGGGCAGACGCGCTCTTCCTCGCTCGCCTGTTCGGCCTCGTGTTCGTGTCGGTGTTCGTGTTCCTGTTCGTCCGTCCGCGTTCGCTCCGTCTCCGGCGCGTTGCGGTCCTCTACGTGTTCTGTGGTGCGTGTGTCACTCATACTGGGGAGGGGGCTCGTCCGCGGCCGGGGAAAGCAGATCAAAAAACGACCCGGCCCGAACTGACCTTACTATGTGTAAGTACCTGAAGTACTTAAACCTTTCTTAGGCACGAAACGCGGTTTTACACGATCTTTGCGCCCGAATTCCAGCGTATTCGCGGATTTGCGGACGCGGACCCGGCGCGTCGCTAGGGTATATATACGTTCCGTGCCCGCGCCGGTCAGATCCACCCCTCCCGCCGGAAGTGGACGAGCAGGATGCCGGTGACGAGCGCCATCCCGACCACGACCGCCGGGTAGGCGAACGGCCAGGTCAGCTCGGGGAGGTTCGTCGCGTGGTCGCCGAAGTTCATCCCGTAGACGCCGACGACGAACGTGAGCGGGATGAAGATGGTCGCGACGACGGTCAGGCGCTTCATCACCTCGTTCGTCGACTGGGAGAGGACGTTGAGGTAGATGTCCCGCGTGCCGCGCGTGAGGTCCCGGTAGGTCTCGGTGAGGTCGACGATCTCGACGAGGTGGTCGTAGACGTCGCGGTAGTACTTCTCGGTCTCCTCGCGCACGCCGTCGGCGTCGCCCCTGGCGAGGGTCCCCACCGCCTCCCGCATCGGCCAGACCACCTTCCGGAACGAGAGCAGATCCCGGCGGACGGCGTTGAGGTCCTCGATGAGCGCCTCCTCGGGGTTCGAGAGGATCGCCTCTTCGAGCTCCTCGATGGTCTCGCCGACGGTGTCCAAGAGCGCGAAGTACTCCGTGACCGTGCGGTCGATCACGCGGTAGGCCGCGAAGTCCGGCCCCTGTTTCAGGGTCCGACCCTCCTGATTTTCGACGGACTGCCAGACGTCCGAGACGACCGCGACCTGCCGGTCTTCGGCGGTCACGGTCACGAGCCAGTCCTCGCCCAGGAACAGCCCGATCGGCTGGGTACGGATCTCCTCTTCGAAGGTCGTCTCGCCGCGTTCGAGCGCGGCCGTCTTCACGAGGACGAAGGTGTGGCCGTCGAACTCCTCGGTCTTCGGCCGGACGTCGTCGCGGACGTCCTCCATCGAGAGCGGATGCAGCCCGAACGCCTCGGCGACTCGCTGCTGTTCTTCCAGCGACGGCGCGCTCACCCGGATCCAGGTCGTCCCCGCCGCCTCCCTGGCCTCCCGGAGGTCGGCCTCGCTCTCGATCGTGTAGTGTTCGACGCGTCCGACGTCGTAGACGATCGCCGAGATCACGCCGTCCCCTCCTCGTAGCCGATCGCATAGAGCGTCACGCCGACCATCACGCCGATCAGCGTGGTCGACCGCCCCGGATAGGGCGCGGCGACCCCGACCGCGTACCCGACGACGGCGAGAGCGGTGAGCGCGATTCCGAACGCCCGCGTTCGTCGCATAGCCCACACTCACGGAGTGCGCACAAAAGCGTTGTTCGCCCGGGCCCCCGCGTCCGGGCGGCCGTTCCCGATCCGGCGACCGCCGGCGGTCAGTCCTCGACCGGGTGCTCGATCGCCCGCATCATCGAGAGGACGTTCTCCTCCTCGCCGCTCAGCCGCTGCGGGTAGACGCCCAGCGCGAGGATGAAGTCGTCGCCGTCGCGGTACTTCGTCACGTGGACGTAGACGTCGACTTCCTGCCCCTGGAGCGTCGTGGTCCCCGAGAACTTCGTCACCGTCGTCTCGGTCCCCTGGACGGTGATGTTCTGCGAGCTCTCCTGCTGGACGTCGCTCAGCCCCTCGTACTGCTGTTGGACGAACTGAATCAGCCGCTGATTCGAGAACTGTGCGATCGGGTTGAGCGTCTGACCGGCGACCTCGACCGCGGGCGTCGAGACCACGGTGAAGATTCCGACTTCGGTCTCGCCTAGCGGCCCGAGTTCCATACTCTTCGTGTACCCGGTGAGTTGGTTAGTGGCCACGACCCGACGCTCTTGGCCGGCGACCTCGAAGGTGCGGTTCACCTCGATCGACCGGGTGCCGTTGGACTCATAGCCCGCCTCCTGGGCCGCCGAATCGGCGACGGCCGCGGGCTCTGCCGTGAACGAAAGCGCCTCATCCCCCGTGAGAAAGCCGATGCAGCCGCTCGTCGCGAGCAGCACTGCGAGCGCGACGGCGACCAACGCGCGACGGTTCGGTGCCATCGACTCCTGTTCCCGACTAAACGGTGTTAAATCCGCGGGCTGTTGTATTGACACTTCGCCCTCTCGGAGCGTGGCTTCCCGTCTCTCACCGCTCCGTCGCGTCCGCCCCGCGGTCGCGACAGAACTCAGCCGCCCTCTGGAGCAATGTTCGATCGTCTCACAGATACGAGATCGAGACGGACTGTGCGCCCGCTTCGGTCTCGATTTCGACGTCCGCGACCAGGCGCTCGCGGACCCGCTCGCGCCACGCCTCGACGGCGCGCTGGTGGCGCCGCCGGTGCTCCTCGCGGGAGTACGCCGTCGACGACGCCCGCAGTTCGTCTTCGGTATCGTCGACCGTCGGATACGGGGGCGCGTCGGCGACGAACCGCTCCGGGGGGAGGTGAATCGGCTCCAGACCGCCGTTTCCCTCGCCCGCGTCGCCGTCCGCCTCGACGACGCCGGCGTCGTGGAGCCGCGCCCGCATCCGGCCGGAGAAGGGCGGCGTCACCCGGAGGACGAGCCGGTCTCGCCCCCGCGCGTTCGCCTCCAGCGCGTCGACGACGTCGTCCCCGGTCACCGCCAGCGAGCGGATCCGGCGCGGGTCCGACGAGGTCGGATCCGCCTCGACGCGGTCGCTCGCCGGCGTCTCGTCGTCCTCCGTGCCCATTTCACCGCGTATCCCAGTGGGCCGCGTCGGTCGTCCCCAGTTCGCCGTCGCACTCGGGGCACCGCGCGCGGAACGAGCCGGGAGTGACGCGGCAGCCGCAGTCCCGACAGACGAAGGAGCGTCGACTACTCATCACACGGCGGTATGCGTTCGGGTATGTTAACTCTTATCGTGGTATCGATTCAGCGTCGTTCGTATGGAATCCGAATTTCTCCGATATCTGCCGTTTCTCGGGCGAGAACCGTCGATATCTTCATTGTTGCACCGGACCAACGTCTACCATGAGTGTGGGTGACGAACCGGCGGGTGCCCACGTCGATGCGGTGGTCCATCGGGTCCACAGGGCGCTCGTCGCCGCGGATACGCGCGCAGATCTGGAGTCGGCGAGCTGTCGCGCCTTCGTCGGCGACGAGCCGTACGCGCTCGCGTGGATCGGCGTTCACGACGACGCGACCGACAGGATCGTCCCGACGGCGAGCGCGGGCGAGGACGCCTCCTACCTCGACGGGCTCGCGATCCAGGTCCACGACGCGCCGACCGCGACCGAGCCGAGCGCCACCGCCCTCAAAACCGCGACCACGCAGGTGCGTCGTCGCCTCCGAACGGACCCCGACGCCGAGCCGTGGCGCGATCGGGCCCTCGCCCACGGCTTCGAGTCGAGCATCGCGATCCCGCTCGTCACCGACTGGGTCGCCTACGGCGTGTTGAGCCTCTACTCGCGGCGGCCGGACGCCTTCGACGACGCCGAGAGCGCGCTGCTGACCGAACTCGGAGAGACCATCGCGACCGCGATCGTCGGGATCGAGGCCCGCACGGAACTCGAAGCCCAGCGCGACGGGCTGGACCTCCTGAACAAGGTCGTCCGCCACGACATCCGCAACACCCTCCAGGTCATCTCGGGGTACGGCGACCTCCTCGAACCCCACGTCGACGCCGACGGCGCGGATCACCTGCGGCGGATCCTCACGAGCGCGCAGTCGGCCACCGAACTCACCCACACCGCGGCCGACCTCGCGGAGGTGATGCTCGAACGGCGGCGCGAGCGGACGTCGGTGCCGCTGGCCGAGACGCTCGAAGCCCAGATCGCCGACGTCGAGACGACGTTCGGGCCGGCGTCGATCACCGTCGACGGGAGCCTCCCGCAGGTCCGGGTCCTCGCCGACGGGATGCTGCCGTCCGTCTTCCGGAACCTCCTGAAGAACGCCATCCAGCACAACGACGCGGCGTCCCCCGAGGTCGTCGTCTCCGCGGTCGCCGACGGCGAGACGGTCACGGTCAGGGTCGCCGACAACGGCCCGGGCGTCCCCGAGCACCTCCGATCGACGATCTTCGGGCAGGGGGCCAAGGGGCTCGCCAGCGGCGGGACCGGGATCGGGCTCTACCTCGTGCGGACGCTCGTCGAGGCCTACGGCGGGTCCGTCGCGCTCGAAGACAGCGAGTCGGGGGCGGTCTTCGCCGTCGAACTGCCGGCGGCGTGAGCAGTCCGCGCCGACCGGCTTCGCGAATACATATACGAGGCCGCACGCAACAGGAGCGTATGACCGACGAGCGTCCCGCACGGGCCGGGTGGTTCGCCGACGTCGACCCCGGCAACGTCGACGCGGCCGCGGCGGCCGTCCGGGAGGGATCGGCCGACCGCCCCCGCGCGTGGCCGAGCGAGGCCGTGGCGGCGGGGTTCGCGGACGACGAAGACGCGTACTACGACGCGCTCCGGGCGGCGACCCTCCGGGCGACCCGCGAGGCCGTCGCCGAGCGCGAGCGCGCCGACGACCAGCAGCTGAAACACGCCGTCCGCGCGATGGACGACGTCGAGCGGACCGCGAACGAGCTCGCAGAGCGGCTCGCCGAGTGGGCCGGCTCCGTCGACCGCGACGTCCCCGCCGGGATCGACGGCGCGCGCGAGGTCGCCGCGTGGTCGCCCGAGACGCCCGCCGAGGAGCGGATCGTCTCACTGGCCGAGCACGTCGTCGACCTCGACGCCGAGCGCGCCGAGCTCCGGTCGTTCGTCGAGTCCCACGCGCCGGAGGCGGCGCCGAACCTCGCGGCGATGGCCGGCCCCGTCCTGGCGGCGCGGCTGATCTCGCTCGCGGGCGGCCTGGAGCCGCTGGCGAAGAAGCCCGCGGGGACGGTGCAGGTGCTCGGCGCCGAGGACGCGCTGTTCGCGCACCTCCGCGGCCGGGGCTCCTCGCCGAAGCACGGCGTCATCTTCACCCACGAGCACGTCCGCGGGACGCACCCCGAACACCGCGGGTCGGCCGCGCGCGCCTTCGCGGGCAAGCTCGCGCTCGCGGCGCGGATCGACCACTACTCGGGCGAGTACAAGCAGTCGGTCCACGACGACCTCGAAGACCGGATGGCGACGATCCGCGCGCGGGAGGGCGGCGATGAGTGACGCGCTCCCCGACGGCGTCCGTCGGCTGTCGATCGACGG
This is a stretch of genomic DNA from Halobellus sp. MBLA0158. It encodes these proteins:
- a CDS encoding DUF6517 family protein; translation: MAPNRRALVAVALAVLLATSGCIGFLTGDEALSFTAEPAAVADSAAQEAGYESNGTRSIEVNRTFEVAGQERRVVATNQLTGYTKSMELGPLGETEVGIFTVVSTPAVEVAGQTLNPIAQFSNQRLIQFVQQQYEGLSDVQQESSQNITVQGTETTVTKFSGTTTLQGQEVDVYVHVTKYRDGDDFILALGVYPQRLSGEEENVLSMMRAIEHPVED
- the corA gene encoding magnesium/cobalt transporter CorA, which encodes MISAIVYDVGRVEHYTIESEADLREAREAAGTTWIRVSAPSLEEQQRVAEAFGLHPLSMEDVRDDVRPKTEEFDGHTFVLVKTAALERGETTFEEEIRTQPIGLFLGEDWLVTVTAEDRQVAVVSDVWQSVENQEGRTLKQGPDFAAYRVIDRTVTEYFALLDTVGETIEELEEAILSNPEEALIEDLNAVRRDLLSFRKVVWPMREAVGTLARGDADGVREETEKYYRDVYDHLVEIVDLTETYRDLTRGTRDIYLNVLSQSTNEVMKRLTVVATIFIPLTFVVGVYGMNFGDHATNLPELTWPFAYPAVVVGMALVTGILLVHFRREGWI
- a CDS encoding NOP5/NOP56 family protein; this encodes MTDERPARAGWFADVDPGNVDAAAAAVREGSADRPRAWPSEAVAAGFADDEDAYYDALRAATLRATREAVAERERADDQQLKHAVRAMDDVERTANELAERLAEWAGSVDRDVPAGIDGAREVAAWSPETPAEERIVSLAEHVVDLDAERAELRSFVESHAPEAAPNLAAMAGPVLAARLISLAGGLEPLAKKPAGTVQVLGAEDALFAHLRGRGSSPKHGVIFTHEHVRGTHPEHRGSAARAFAGKLALAARIDHYSGEYKQSVHDDLEDRMATIRAREGGDE
- a CDS encoding ATP-binding protein translates to MGDEPAGAHVDAVVHRVHRALVAADTRADLESASCRAFVGDEPYALAWIGVHDDATDRIVPTASAGEDASYLDGLAIQVHDAPTATEPSATALKTATTQVRRRLRTDPDAEPWRDRALAHGFESSIAIPLVTDWVAYGVLSLYSRRPDAFDDAESALLTELGETIATAIVGIEARTELEAQRDGLDLLNKVVRHDIRNTLQVISGYGDLLEPHVDADGADHLRRILTSAQSATELTHTAADLAEVMLERRRERTSVPLAETLEAQIADVETTFGPASITVDGSLPQVRVLADGMLPSVFRNLLKNAIQHNDAASPEVVVSAVADGETVTVRVADNGPGVPEHLRSTIFGQGAKGLASGGTGIGLYLVRTLVEAYGGSVALEDSESGAVFAVELPAA